In Scatophagus argus isolate fScaArg1 chromosome 3, fScaArg1.pri, whole genome shotgun sequence, one genomic interval encodes:
- the ldlrad2 gene encoding low-density lipoprotein receptor class A domain-containing protein 2 isoform X3, whose translation MEVELESCWQRVLRLLLLLCFVALRCSAIETVNVVDFCGQTIRGDGMIVNSHQESKNLLRVAPLSPAPVLPESPRGSAPLNPRLEPTSGESSGDPCHAGSYVQFYDGRDRSSPTLGPPLCGKSPPRPVLSTGNYLTLRLVTRGTQPRVDFVGDFTSFRLGFNQSECSSEPYFTCRNGKCIPLSLVCDDKGIDNCGDGSDLEENLTTGCKAGQLLPPEPPPAIATPRPPFVNPPTVPIGSHMNCGMPDSAPSHESGTDSPVSLSLLVLYILLGVVVGSVVLCWCCWSPGWFLWRVSICRFLPCCNSACASCQLCGHSCTHRKERLAKVTPHTPVNGTSTGTVAATNSADENMPMSAV comes from the exons ATGGAGGTGGAGTTGGAGAGTTGTTGGCAGCGtgtgctcaggctgctgctcctgctctgcttcGTGGCTCTGCGCTGCTCGGCCATCGAGACCG TGAACGTGGTGGACTTCTGTGGCCAGACAATCCGGGGTGATGGCATGATCGTCAACTCACATCAGGAATCTAAGAA TTTACTACGAGTGGCCCCTCTGAGTCCAGCCCCTGTCCTCCCAGAGTCTCCTCGTGGCTCTGCCCCTCTCAACCCCAGACTGGAGCCCACCTCTGGTGAAAGCTCAGGGGATCCGTGTCATGCTGGCTCATACGTTCAGTTCTACGATGGACGAGACAGGAGCTCTCCTACCCTTGGACCTCCTCTGTGTGGGAAGAGCCCTCCTCGGCCAGTGCTGTCCACAGGAAACTACCTGACCCTGAGGCTGGTGACCAGGGGGACTCAGCCCAGAGTCGACTTTGTGGGGGACTTCACCTCCTTCAGACTGg GTTTTAACCAATCAGAGTGCAGCAGTGAGCCTTATTTCACCTGCAGGAATGGGAAGTGTATTCCTCTCAGTTTGGTGTGTGATGATAAAGGCATTGACAACTGTGGGGATGGAAGTGACTTGGAGGAAAACCTGACGACAGGTTGTAAAG CAGGTCAGCTTTTACCTCCTGAACCTCCACCGGCAATAGCAACCCCACGGCCACCTTTTGTGAATCCACCCACAGTGCCAATTGGCTCACATATGAACTGTGGCATGCCAGACAGTGCTCCCAGTCATGAGTCAGGAACAG ACTCCCCAGTCTCCCTATCCCTATTGGTTCTCTACATCCTCCTGGGTGTGGTGGTGGGCAGTGTGGTGctctgctggtgctgctggtcaCCTGGCTGGTTCCTGTGGCGCGTCAGCATCTGTCGCTTCTTACCCTGCTGCAACTCGGCATGTGCCTCCTGCCAGCTCTGTGGCCACAGCTGCACGCACAGAAAGGAGCGACTGGCAAAAGtcaccccacacacacctgtcaaTGGGACCTCAACAGGCACGGTGGCCGCCACCAACAGTGCTGATGAAAATATGCCCATGTCGGCTGTTTAG
- the ldlrad2 gene encoding low-density lipoprotein receptor class A domain-containing protein 2 isoform X2, translating into MEVELESCWQRVLRLLLLLCFVALRCSAIETVNVVDFCGQTIRGDGMIVNSHQESKKYYFVTMGTDCHLTMQASTPKDKVQFHFRFFLVYSLLRVAPLSPAPVLPESPRGSAPLNPRLEPTSGESSGDPCHAGSYVQFYDGRDRSSPTLGPPLCGKSPPRPVLSTGNYLTLRLVTRGTQPRVDFVGDFTSFRLGFNQSECSSEPYFTCRNGKCIPLSLVCDDKGIDNCGDGSDLEENLTTGCKGQLLPPEPPPAIATPRPPFVNPPTVPIGSHMNCGMPDSAPSHESGTDSPVSLSLLVLYILLGVVVGSVVLCWCCWSPGWFLWRVSICRFLPCCNSACASCQLCGHSCTHRKERLAKVTPHTPVNGTSTGTVAATNSADENMPMSAV; encoded by the exons ATGGAGGTGGAGTTGGAGAGTTGTTGGCAGCGtgtgctcaggctgctgctcctgctctgcttcGTGGCTCTGCGCTGCTCGGCCATCGAGACCG TGAACGTGGTGGACTTCTGTGGCCAGACAATCCGGGGTGATGGCATGATCGTCAACTCACATCAGGAATCTAAGAAGTATTACTTTGTTACAATGGGGACTGACTGCCACCTCACCATGCAGGCCAGCACCCCTAAAGACAAGGTTCAGTTTCACTTCCGCTTCTTCCTGGTTTACAGTTTACTACGAGTGGCCCCTCTGAGTCCAGCCCCTGTCCTCCCAGAGTCTCCTCGTGGCTCTGCCCCTCTCAACCCCAGACTGGAGCCCACCTCTGGTGAAAGCTCAGGGGATCCGTGTCATGCTGGCTCATACGTTCAGTTCTACGATGGACGAGACAGGAGCTCTCCTACCCTTGGACCTCCTCTGTGTGGGAAGAGCCCTCCTCGGCCAGTGCTGTCCACAGGAAACTACCTGACCCTGAGGCTGGTGACCAGGGGGACTCAGCCCAGAGTCGACTTTGTGGGGGACTTCACCTCCTTCAGACTGg GTTTTAACCAATCAGAGTGCAGCAGTGAGCCTTATTTCACCTGCAGGAATGGGAAGTGTATTCCTCTCAGTTTGGTGTGTGATGATAAAGGCATTGACAACTGTGGGGATGGAAGTGACTTGGAGGAAAACCTGACGACAGGTTGTAAAG GTCAGCTTTTACCTCCTGAACCTCCACCGGCAATAGCAACCCCACGGCCACCTTTTGTGAATCCACCCACAGTGCCAATTGGCTCACATATGAACTGTGGCATGCCAGACAGTGCTCCCAGTCATGAGTCAGGAACAG ACTCCCCAGTCTCCCTATCCCTATTGGTTCTCTACATCCTCCTGGGTGTGGTGGTGGGCAGTGTGGTGctctgctggtgctgctggtcaCCTGGCTGGTTCCTGTGGCGCGTCAGCATCTGTCGCTTCTTACCCTGCTGCAACTCGGCATGTGCCTCCTGCCAGCTCTGTGGCCACAGCTGCACGCACAGAAAGGAGCGACTGGCAAAAGtcaccccacacacacctgtcaaTGGGACCTCAACAGGCACGGTGGCCGCCACCAACAGTGCTGATGAAAATATGCCCATGTCGGCTGTTTAG
- the ldlrad2 gene encoding low-density lipoprotein receptor class A domain-containing protein 2 isoform X1 — protein MEVELESCWQRVLRLLLLLCFVALRCSAIETVNVVDFCGQTIRGDGMIVNSHQESKKYYFVTMGTDCHLTMQASTPKDKVQFHFRFFLVYSLLRVAPLSPAPVLPESPRGSAPLNPRLEPTSGESSGDPCHAGSYVQFYDGRDRSSPTLGPPLCGKSPPRPVLSTGNYLTLRLVTRGTQPRVDFVGDFTSFRLGFNQSECSSEPYFTCRNGKCIPLSLVCDDKGIDNCGDGSDLEENLTTGCKAGQLLPPEPPPAIATPRPPFVNPPTVPIGSHMNCGMPDSAPSHESGTDSPVSLSLLVLYILLGVVVGSVVLCWCCWSPGWFLWRVSICRFLPCCNSACASCQLCGHSCTHRKERLAKVTPHTPVNGTSTGTVAATNSADENMPMSAV, from the exons ATGGAGGTGGAGTTGGAGAGTTGTTGGCAGCGtgtgctcaggctgctgctcctgctctgcttcGTGGCTCTGCGCTGCTCGGCCATCGAGACCG TGAACGTGGTGGACTTCTGTGGCCAGACAATCCGGGGTGATGGCATGATCGTCAACTCACATCAGGAATCTAAGAAGTATTACTTTGTTACAATGGGGACTGACTGCCACCTCACCATGCAGGCCAGCACCCCTAAAGACAAGGTTCAGTTTCACTTCCGCTTCTTCCTGGTTTACAGTTTACTACGAGTGGCCCCTCTGAGTCCAGCCCCTGTCCTCCCAGAGTCTCCTCGTGGCTCTGCCCCTCTCAACCCCAGACTGGAGCCCACCTCTGGTGAAAGCTCAGGGGATCCGTGTCATGCTGGCTCATACGTTCAGTTCTACGATGGACGAGACAGGAGCTCTCCTACCCTTGGACCTCCTCTGTGTGGGAAGAGCCCTCCTCGGCCAGTGCTGTCCACAGGAAACTACCTGACCCTGAGGCTGGTGACCAGGGGGACTCAGCCCAGAGTCGACTTTGTGGGGGACTTCACCTCCTTCAGACTGg GTTTTAACCAATCAGAGTGCAGCAGTGAGCCTTATTTCACCTGCAGGAATGGGAAGTGTATTCCTCTCAGTTTGGTGTGTGATGATAAAGGCATTGACAACTGTGGGGATGGAAGTGACTTGGAGGAAAACCTGACGACAGGTTGTAAAG CAGGTCAGCTTTTACCTCCTGAACCTCCACCGGCAATAGCAACCCCACGGCCACCTTTTGTGAATCCACCCACAGTGCCAATTGGCTCACATATGAACTGTGGCATGCCAGACAGTGCTCCCAGTCATGAGTCAGGAACAG ACTCCCCAGTCTCCCTATCCCTATTGGTTCTCTACATCCTCCTGGGTGTGGTGGTGGGCAGTGTGGTGctctgctggtgctgctggtcaCCTGGCTGGTTCCTGTGGCGCGTCAGCATCTGTCGCTTCTTACCCTGCTGCAACTCGGCATGTGCCTCCTGCCAGCTCTGTGGCCACAGCTGCACGCACAGAAAGGAGCGACTGGCAAAAGtcaccccacacacacctgtcaaTGGGACCTCAACAGGCACGGTGGCCGCCACCAACAGTGCTGATGAAAATATGCCCATGTCGGCTGTTTAG